A genomic window from Tolypothrix sp. PCC 7910 includes:
- a CDS encoding PAS domain S-box protein, giving the protein MSHLPLLTILLIDDCAEDRVTYRRFLQHDSRYIYRILEFDTATAAMNWCQYEIPDVILLDFALPNGDGLEFIRQLREQLRNSQSAVIMVTGQGDETIAVQAMKSGAQDYLLKSQLTPTILHSAIHYAVEQLRLLRQLEQSREQQHLIAAIALRIRQSLKLEEILRITAKEVRQFLKADRVLVYQFQPDMSGTVVAESVLPGWTVSLGMEIQDTCFQEGAGSEYYQGKKRATNDIYQAGFTDCHLQLLEQFEVKANLVVPILVKDSLWGLLIAHQCSRTRNWEAMEIELLDQLGVQLSLAIQQANAYQQLQTELTERKWVEAALQASEEKLKLTLDFAHIGYWERNFITNEILASDNAICYFGYERNSINVTNEEWLSKIHPEDQEWVQGQLKQAIANKTDYVVEYRVVWPDNSIHWISSTGRAVYDHKGLPLVMLGVLMDISDRKQAEEKLRESEERFRSTFEQAAVGISHVSLSGQFIRFNQKFCEILGYTPAELQKLTFQEMTYPDDLAGGLQQSQKLLTGEMQTFSLEKRYIRQDGSIVWANLTCSLLRDRLGAPKYFISVIEDISHRKQMEAELRQNQEHLNMALEAADMGNWDWNITTGKVYWSPNLQRIFGMVPGTFNGNYETVVSMMHPEDRESVLQAINAAVYQKQEYHIEFRFIKADGTPRWALGNGKVFYDEQGNPTRMVGIDLDITERKQAEAILKESEERFRQIADSSPVLMWISGTDKLCHYFNRSWLEFTGRTLEQELGNGWLEKVHPDDYQNCLNTYVKAFDSRQSFQMEYRLQRFDGEYRWILDKGVPRFTDEGEFLGYMGSCIDISDRILAEQALQQLNQELEGRVEQRTAALKESEERWQLALKGSNDGIWDWNLKTNEVFFSTRWKEMRGYAEDEMDSNIEAWWNIIHPDDYERFRKSLDDHFAQKTPFFVEEYRVKHKNGSYIWVLNRGQALWDESGNVIRMSGATKDITERKLAEEELRKSQAHLSAAQRVARLGSWEFNLQTMEGWWSRETYEIYGRNPDEQPPSSLEENLQYIHPEDREYFTKKYHELLAESYQELEYRLLRPDSTITYVLMRVEVIYDTDNQPISIVGAILDITERKQAEAELLALSSLQQAILDGSDYAIISVNSQGLIQTFNSGAQKMLGYTAEEAINNTPELFHDLVEIQERSEILSRELGRPVASPIEFFSIKNQDGTYEDEWTYIHKNGDRFPVLLSATCLRKPDGEIWGFLGIAKDITQQKQMEAELRKNAAHLASAQQIAHLGSWEFDFQTQQIYWSAESFEIYGRDPRSGMPTYEELRQLIHPDDRDRHDHVVEQASQNGKSYQIEYRFYHSNGSLRYALARGEVILDVNGKPKQFIGTVQDITDHKLAEEKLQSLSDRLSLALKAGAIGTWDWDIIHEAHWDDRMYELYGIVPGSESWALYQEWLNILHPDDRASADAAFQAAVRGEKEFDTEFRIIHADGSIRHIKAAASLQRNQQGEVQRAVGINYDITERKQIEAALRESERRYATLAEASPVAIFRIDAEGNCVYINERWSEMTGRPTESALGMGWLEAVHPEDREYMLKQRSQSLSKTPRLIRNESRHLLPDGSITWVYAQLVPETNPDGNFIGYIGTLTDITSRKQIEAALWESERRYASLAEASPVAIFRLDAAGQCMYVNERWCEMTGRPAEEAMGYKWLNAVHPEDRDRFIGFSPSSTSENIKCDEGRHLRPDGSICWFYVQVVSETDTEGKIIGYVGTLTDITARKEAEIALQESERRYANLAHTVPVAIFRFDSDINCVYVNNRWSQITGRPTEAAMGRQWLEAIHPEDRDRIGKEWAEWAQTYKPGKIFKNQGRHIWPDGKITWFDSYVLPETNQENRIIGYIGTIVDVTDRKEAEIALKESERRYATLAEAVPVGIIRFDAQGNCIYVNERWCDMTGQSTQAALGMGYLDVLHPEDRDQLLMDWSQWTQLSQPRMLFQREGRYIRPDGNINWFSGYALPEINPDGSVVGYVGTLTDITERKQSEFKLRKLSDRLALAVQSGGFGIWEWDIANDVLFWDERMHELYGVQPSEFDGVYETWIQRIHPDDRAAADALSQRARQGETEYNTEFRVIHPDGSIRYIKAYALIKKNQQGEALRMVGVNYDITERKLAELELIRNRDLREVIYNESTDAIFLVDPQTLLTIDCNRRAVELFAANHKADLIGISGNTLQHQPFSEAELAAIEAEMESKGFWSRELEYVNYQGNSFWGNIASKPITVAGRRLNLVRITDISDRKQTEEILATYTRELADLYNNAPCGYHSLDADGRFVNVNDTELQWLGYSYEEIIGQPFLDYITEASRPVFLANYPQFKERGWVKDLEFDMICKDGTILPVLLNATAVKGEDGIFIASRSSIFDIRDRKQAEQAMMKYAREVEDLYDNAPCGYHSLDSEGKFIKVNQTELQWLGYTREEMIGKPLLNFFTESSREAFFKNYPRFLEQGVIKDLEYEIVCKDGTILPVLISATAVKDPGGNYIYNRATMFDIREQQAALRERKQAELELQESRTMLRLVLDTIPQRVFWKDCESRYIGCNPSFANDYQLTPDEIIGKTDLELPWAEWAHLYRADDAFVINTKIAKLGYEEPTINLNGDQVWLRTSKVPLTNSAGEVIGILGSYEDITERKQAEEQLQHTNHQLAHANVELARATRLKDEFLANMSHELRTPLNAILGMSEGLQEAVFGEVNERQIKAISTIERSGKHLLELINDILDLSKIESGKLELQLSDVPVRTLCDASISFIKQMALKKNIGLSTRIAENLGNIYVDDRRLRQVLINLLSNAIKFTPEGGSIRLEVSLEEAGEQRIRGAEEVEEAEEANSSSSPSSPPPPHICFSVIDTGIGIRTEDISKLFQPFMQLDSSLNRQYNGTGLGLALVQRIATLHGGTVSVSSTVGEGSCFIVRIPYQTSDRLSPMQVTAPLPSHRLPADNAQVLIIEDSIPAAEQITRYLTEMGMQPVVYPRGEGSVEEVLRVQPAFILLDLQLPNLSGWDVLNQLQNNPQTKEIPVIIISVVDERTKGLAQGAAEYIVKPITRQQFQATLEKLQYNPRHDSKALIVVPQPAVNSPLILLADDNQANIDTMSGYLESRGYRLILAKNGQEALEFAKSQQPDLIIMDVQMPVMDGLEAMRHLRQERQFDHVPIIALTALAMPGDRENCLDAGANEYLSKPIKLKQLAVTIQQLLGK; this is encoded by the coding sequence ATGAGTCACTTGCCCTTATTGACAATTTTGTTGATTGACGATTGTGCTGAAGATCGGGTGACTTACCGTCGCTTTTTACAGCATGATAGCCGCTATATTTATCGCATTTTAGAGTTTGATACAGCAACAGCAGCAATGAACTGGTGTCAGTACGAGATACCAGATGTAATTTTGCTGGATTTTGCTCTACCTAATGGTGATGGGTTGGAGTTTATTCGACAGCTGAGAGAACAGCTAAGAAATAGTCAATCGGCTGTGATTATGGTGACTGGGCAAGGAGACGAAACCATTGCGGTACAAGCAATGAAAAGTGGTGCCCAGGATTATTTACTTAAAAGCCAGCTAACACCGACAATTTTGCACAGCGCTATTCATTATGCAGTTGAGCAGTTACGCCTGTTACGACAATTAGAACAAAGTCGAGAGCAACAACACTTAATTGCAGCGATTGCTTTAAGAATTCGTCAGTCTTTGAAGCTAGAAGAAATATTGCGGATTACAGCCAAAGAAGTAAGGCAGTTTCTCAAGGCAGATCGTGTACTAGTTTATCAATTTCAGCCAGATATGAGCGGTACTGTGGTAGCAGAGTCGGTGCTTCCCGGCTGGACAGTGTCGCTAGGTATGGAAATTCAAGATACTTGTTTTCAAGAAGGAGCCGGATCTGAATATTACCAAGGGAAAAAACGGGCTACTAATGATATTTATCAAGCAGGTTTCACAGATTGCCATTTGCAGCTATTAGAACAATTTGAAGTTAAAGCCAATTTAGTAGTACCTATTTTGGTTAAAGATAGTTTATGGGGATTATTAATTGCTCACCAATGTTCCAGAACGCGCAATTGGGAAGCAATGGAAATAGAGTTGCTGGATCAGCTAGGGGTGCAATTATCGCTGGCAATTCAGCAGGCGAATGCCTATCAGCAGTTGCAAACAGAACTGACAGAACGCAAATGGGTAGAAGCAGCGCTGCAAGCTAGCGAAGAAAAGCTGAAGCTTACCCTAGATTTTGCTCATATTGGCTATTGGGAGCGAAATTTTATTACCAATGAAATCTTAGCTAGCGACAATGCCATTTGCTATTTTGGCTATGAGAGAAATAGCATCAACGTTACTAATGAAGAGTGGTTGAGCAAGATTCATCCTGAGGATCAAGAATGGGTACAAGGGCAACTCAAGCAAGCGATCGCCAACAAAACAGATTATGTTGTGGAATATCGAGTAGTCTGGCCAGATAACAGCATTCACTGGATATCTTCAACCGGAAGGGCAGTTTACGACCATAAGGGACTTCCACTGGTGATGTTGGGCGTGTTAATGGATATCAGCGATCGCAAACAAGCCGAAGAAAAACTCCGCGAAAGTGAAGAACGCTTCCGCAGTACCTTTGAGCAAGCAGCAGTAGGAATCAGCCATGTATCGCTGAGTGGTCAATTCATCCGCTTTAACCAAAAGTTCTGTGAAATTCTGGGCTACACTCCGGCTGAACTTCAGAAATTAACCTTTCAGGAGATGACTTATCCAGACGATCTGGCAGGTGGTCTACAGCAGAGTCAAAAGCTACTCACAGGCGAAATGCAGACTTTTTCTCTAGAAAAGCGGTATATTCGCCAGGACGGATCGATTGTCTGGGCGAATTTGACCTGTTCTTTACTACGCGATCGCCTTGGCGCACCAAAATATTTTATTTCTGTAATTGAAGATATCTCCCACCGCAAGCAAATGGAAGCGGAACTACGGCAGAATCAGGAGCATTTGAATATGGCTCTAGAAGCTGCTGATATGGGTAACTGGGACTGGAATATTACCACAGGAAAAGTTTACTGGTCTCCTAACCTGCAACGAATATTTGGCATGGTTCCCGGAACTTTCAACGGTAATTATGAAACTGTGGTGTCCATGATGCACCCAGAGGATCGTGAATCGGTTTTACAAGCAATTAATGCAGCTGTCTATCAAAAACAGGAATATCACATCGAATTCCGCTTTATTAAAGCTGATGGCACACCACGCTGGGCATTGGGTAACGGAAAAGTCTTTTATGACGAGCAAGGTAATCCTACCCGGATGGTGGGTATTGATTTAGACATTACTGAGCGCAAACAAGCGGAAGCTATTCTCAAGGAAAGTGAAGAACGATTCCGCCAAATAGCAGATAGTAGCCCTGTGCTGATGTGGATATCAGGAACTGACAAATTATGCCATTATTTTAATCGCAGCTGGTTGGAATTTACTGGCAGAACGTTAGAACAAGAACTTGGTAATGGTTGGCTAGAAAAAGTACATCCAGATGACTATCAAAATTGCCTAAATACTTATGTGAAAGCGTTTGATAGCCGCCAAAGTTTCCAAATGGAATATCGCCTGCAACGCTTTGATGGTGAATATCGTTGGATTTTGGATAAAGGAGTCCCCCGATTTACCGATGAAGGTGAATTTTTAGGTTATATGGGTTCCTGCATTGACATTAGCGATCGCATTCTGGCAGAACAAGCATTACAACAACTTAATCAAGAACTAGAAGGCAGGGTAGAACAGCGCACCGCCGCTTTAAAAGAAAGCGAAGAACGCTGGCAATTGGCACTTAAAGGTAGCAATGATGGCATTTGGGACTGGAACCTCAAAACTAATGAGGTGTTCTTCTCAACTCGCTGGAAAGAAATGCGAGGCTATGCTGAAGATGAAATGGATTCCAATATTGAAGCATGGTGGAACATAATTCATCCTGATGATTATGAACGTTTTAGAAAATCATTAGATGACCATTTTGCCCAAAAAACGCCATTTTTTGTCGAAGAATACCGAGTAAAGCACAAAAATGGCTCTTACATTTGGGTATTAAACCGGGGTCAGGCTTTGTGGGATGAATCGGGTAATGTCATTCGTATGAGTGGTGCCACAAAAGATATTACCGAGCGAAAATTGGCAGAAGAAGAACTCCGCAAAAGCCAAGCTCATCTCAGTGCTGCACAGCGAGTTGCGCGTTTGGGCAGTTGGGAGTTTAATCTGCAAACTATGGAAGGATGGTGGTCACGGGAAACCTATGAAATTTACGGGCGTAATCCTGATGAACAGCCACCAAGCAGTCTAGAAGAGAATCTTCAGTATATTCATCCTGAGGATAGAGAATATTTTACAAAAAAATATCATGAGTTACTGGCAGAGAGTTACCAAGAATTAGAGTATCGGTTGCTGCGTCCAGATAGCACCATTACTTATGTTTTAATGCGAGTAGAAGTAATTTATGATACTGACAACCAGCCAATTAGTATTGTAGGTGCAATCCTAGATATCACAGAACGCAAACAGGCAGAAGCCGAGTTATTAGCCTTAAGCAGTCTGCAACAGGCAATTTTGGATGGCTCCGATTATGCGATTATTTCCGTCAATTCTCAGGGCTTGATTCAAACCTTTAATAGTGGTGCCCAAAAGATGTTGGGCTATACAGCAGAAGAAGCGATTAATAACACTCCAGAACTGTTTCATGATTTGGTAGAAATTCAGGAACGCTCAGAAATTCTCTCAAGAGAGTTAGGTAGACCAGTAGCGTCGCCTATAGAATTTTTTAGCATCAAAAACCAAGATGGCACTTACGAAGACGAATGGACATACATTCATAAAAATGGCGATCGCTTTCCGGTTTTGTTGTCAGCTACCTGTCTGCGTAAACCAGATGGAGAAATTTGGGGATTTCTGGGTATTGCTAAAGATATTACCCAACAAAAACAGATGGAAGCAGAGCTGAGGAAAAATGCTGCTCATCTTGCTAGCGCCCAGCAAATTGCCCATCTAGGTAGTTGGGAATTTGACTTCCAAACGCAACAAATCTATTGGTCAGCAGAAAGCTTTGAGATTTATGGACGCGATCCTCGGTCTGGTATGCCAACCTATGAAGAATTACGCCAGTTAATTCATCCAGACGATCGCGATCGCCATGATCATGTAGTAGAGCAAGCCAGTCAAAATGGTAAATCTTACCAGATAGAATATCGCTTTTATCACTCCAATGGCAGTTTGCGCTATGCACTAGCACGAGGCGAAGTCATCTTGGATGTTAATGGCAAGCCAAAACAGTTTATTGGTACAGTTCAGGATATTACCGATCACAAACTGGCTGAAGAAAAACTGCAAAGCCTTAGCGATCGCTTATCTTTGGCACTGAAAGCAGGTGCGATCGGTACTTGGGATTGGGATATCATCCACGAAGCCCACTGGGATGACCGAATGTATGAACTGTATGGCATTGTGCCAGGGTCTGAAAGCTGGGCACTCTACCAAGAATGGTTAAATATCTTACATCCAGATGATCGCGCCTCAGCCGACGCTGCTTTTCAAGCTGCAGTGCGCGGTGAGAAAGAATTTGATACAGAATTTCGCATCATTCATGCCGATGGCAGCATCCGCCATATCAAAGCTGCGGCTAGTTTGCAACGTAATCAGCAGGGTGAAGTACAACGGGCAGTAGGTATTAACTATGACATTACAGAGCGTAAACAAATAGAAGCCGCTCTACGTGAGAGCGAACGCCGCTATGCAACCTTAGCAGAAGCTTCACCAGTGGCAATTTTCCGCATTGATGCAGAAGGGAATTGCGTTTATATCAATGAACGCTGGAGTGAGATGACTGGTAGACCTACTGAGTCAGCGTTGGGGATGGGATGGTTAGAAGCAGTGCATCCAGAAGACCGCGAATATATGCTAAAGCAAAGGTCTCAATCACTATCGAAAACCCCAAGATTGATTCGCAACGAAAGCAGGCATTTACTTCCAGATGGCAGCATTACCTGGGTTTACGCCCAGTTAGTACCCGAAACTAATCCCGATGGCAACTTTATTGGGTACATCGGCACACTTACGGATATTACCAGTCGCAAACAAATAGAAGCAGCCCTGTGGGAAAGCGAACGCCGCTATGCAAGTTTGGCAGAAGCTTCGCCAGTAGCCATCTTCCGGCTAGATGCGGCTGGTCAGTGTATGTATGTTAACGAGCGCTGGTGTGAAATGACAGGCAGACCCGCTGAAGAAGCAATGGGTTACAAATGGTTAAATGCAGTGCATCCAGAAGACCGCGATCGCTTTATTGGCTTTTCGCCATCCTCTACATCAGAAAACATCAAGTGTGATGAAGGCAGACATCTGCGTCCAGATGGCAGCATTTGTTGGTTTTACGTCCAAGTCGTCAGCGAAACTGACACAGAAGGTAAAATCATTGGCTATGTGGGGACATTAACCGATATCACTGCACGTAAAGAAGCAGAAATTGCCCTGCAAGAAAGCGAACGCCGCTACGCCAACTTAGCACACACAGTTCCGGTGGCAATTTTCCGCTTTGATAGTGATATTAACTGCGTCTATGTCAACAATCGCTGGAGCCAGATCACAGGCAGACCAACGGAAGCGGCAATGGGGCGACAGTGGTTAGAAGCTATCCACCCAGAAGACCGCGATCGCATAGGCAAGGAATGGGCAGAATGGGCGCAAACATATAAACCAGGAAAAATCTTCAAAAATCAAGGTAGGCATATTTGGCCTGATGGTAAGATCACCTGGTTTGACTCCTATGTCTTACCAGAAACTAACCAAGAAAACAGAATTATTGGTTACATCGGTACCATCGTCGATGTTACAGATCGCAAAGAAGCAGAAATTGCCCTCAAAGAAAGTGAACGCCGCTATGCCACCTTAGCAGAAGCCGTGCCGGTAGGGATTATTCGGTTTGATGCACAAGGTAATTGTATCTACGTCAACGAGCGCTGGTGCGATATGACGGGACAGTCAACACAAGCAGCATTGGGAATGGGATACTTAGATGTCTTGCACCCGGAAGATCGCGATCAACTGTTGATGGATTGGTCTCAATGGACGCAATTATCTCAGCCAAGAATGCTTTTCCAAAGGGAAGGCAGGTATATTCGCCCAGATGGTAACATCAACTGGTTTTCCGGTTATGCACTACCCGAAATCAACCCCGATGGTAGTGTTGTGGGCTATGTTGGCACACTCACAGATATTACTGAACGCAAGCAAAGTGAATTTAAACTGCGTAAACTCTCCGATAGGCTGGCCTTAGCAGTCCAATCGGGAGGATTCGGCATTTGGGAATGGGATATCGCCAATGATGTGCTGTTTTGGGATGAGCGGATGCATGAACTTTACGGGGTGCAGCCTTCTGAATTTGATGGAGTATATGAAACTTGGATTCAACGCATTCATCCAGATGATCGCGCCGCAGCTGACGCACTGAGCCAACGAGCACGACAGGGTGAGACGGAATACAATACAGAATTTCGTGTGATTCATCCCGATGGTAGTATTCGCTATATTAAAGCCTATGCTCTGATCAAAAAAAATCAGCAGGGCGAGGCATTGCGGATGGTGGGTGTCAACTACGACATTACAGAACGTAAATTAGCAGAACTGGAACTTATTCGTAACCGAGACTTACGGGAAGTAATTTATAACGAATCTACTGATGCCATCTTTCTAGTAGATCCGCAAACTCTGCTCACTATTGATTGTAATCGCCGGGCTGTAGAACTGTTTGCAGCTAATCATAAAGCTGATTTGATTGGTATTTCTGGAAATACACTTCAGCACCAGCCATTCTCGGAAGCCGAACTAGCTGCTATTGAAGCGGAGATGGAGTCAAAAGGCTTCTGGAGCCGAGAACTTGAATATGTGAATTATCAAGGCAATTCCTTCTGGGGAAACATCGCTTCCAAACCGATTACCGTAGCTGGGCGGAGGTTAAATTTAGTCCGCATCACAGATATTAGCGATCGCAAACAAACCGAAGAAATCCTGGCAACATATACCCGCGAGTTGGCAGATTTATACAACAATGCTCCCTGCGGTTACCATTCTCTTGATGCTGACGGTCGATTTGTCAACGTCAACGATACAGAGCTGCAATGGTTAGGCTACAGCTATGAAGAAATCATTGGGCAACCTTTTCTTGACTATATTACAGAAGCCAGCCGCCCAGTATTTTTAGCCAACTATCCGCAATTTAAAGAACGCGGCTGGGTGAAAGACTTAGAATTTGACATGATTTGCAAAGATGGCACAATTTTACCAGTGCTGCTGAATGCAACTGCTGTCAAAGGAGAGGACGGTATTTTTATCGCTAGCCGTTCCAGCATCTTTGATATCCGCGATCGCAAACAAGCAGAACAGGCAATGATGAAATATGCCCGAGAAGTCGAGGATTTATACGATAATGCTCCCTGTGGCTACCATTCTCTCGACAGTGAAGGCAAATTTATCAAGGTAAACCAAACTGAACTGCAATGGTTAGGCTATACCCGGGAAGAAATGATTGGCAAACCCCTGCTGAATTTCTTTACTGAAAGCAGTCGCGAGGCTTTCTTCAAGAACTATCCTCGTTTCCTAGAACAAGGGGTAATTAAAGATTTAGAGTATGAAATAGTTTGTAAAGATGGCACAATTTTGCCAGTACTAATTAGTGCGACTGCGGTCAAAGATCCAGGCGGAAATTATATATATAACCGAGCTACCATGTTTGATATCCGCGAACAGCAAGCTGCACTTCGTGAACGCAAACAAGCGGAACTGGAATTGCAAGAATCGCGCACCATGCTGCGCTTAGTACTAGATACGATTCCCCAAAGAGTATTTTGGAAAGATTGCGAGTCTCGTTATATTGGCTGCAACCCCAGCTTTGCCAACGATTATCAACTCACTCCCGATGAAATTATTGGCAAGACAGACTTAGAATTACCTTGGGCAGAATGGGCACACCTCTACCGTGCAGATGATGCGTTTGTCATCAACACTAAAATTGCCAAACTAGGTTATGAAGAGCCAACCATCAATCTCAATGGTGACCAAGTATGGTTGCGAACTAGTAAAGTACCCTTAACTAATAGCGCAGGTGAAGTCATTGGTATTTTAGGTTCTTATGAAGATATTACTGAGCGCAAACAAGCCGAAGAACAACTGCAGCATACTAATCACCAGCTAGCACACGCTAACGTTGAATTAGCTCGCGCTACCCGCCTGAAAGACGAATTTTTGGCAAATATGAGCCATGAACTGCGAACCCCACTCAACGCCATTTTAGGAATGTCGGAAGGGTTGCAAGAAGCCGTGTTTGGCGAAGTCAATGAGCGACAAATCAAAGCCATCTCTACCATTGAGCGCAGCGGCAAACATTTACTGGAACTGATTAATGACATTTTAGATTTATCCAAAATCGAATCTGGCAAACTAGAACTGCAACTGAGCGACGTTCCTGTGAGAACTCTCTGTGATGCCAGTATCAGCTTCATCAAACAGATGGCTTTAAAGAAAAATATCGGACTCAGCACTCGCATTGCCGAAAATCTAGGCAATATTTATGTAGACGATCGCCGCTTGCGCCAAGTCCTAATCAACCTCCTCAGCAACGCCATCAAATTTACACCCGAAGGCGGTTCCATCAGGCTAGAAGTCTCCCTGGAAGAAGCAGGGGAGCAGAGGATTAGAGGAGCAGAGGAAGTAGAGGAAGCAGAGGAAGCTAATTCTTCCTCATCACCCTCATCACCCCCACCCCCCCACATTTGCTTCTCCGTCATTGACACTGGTATCGGCATTCGCACAGAAGATATCAGTAAGTTATTTCAGCCTTTTATGCAGCTTGACAGCAGCCTTAACCGCCAGTACAATGGCACGGGTTTAGGATTGGCACTTGTACAGCGGATTGCTACCTTGCACGGCGGAACTGTCTCAGTGAGCAGTACAGTTGGTGAAGGTAGTTGTTTTATTGTTCGGATTCCCTACCAAACCAGCGATCGTTTGTCCCCAATGCAAGTAACGGCTCCATTACCCAGCCATCGCCTACCTGCGGATAATGCTCAAGTCTTAATTATTGAAGACTCCATTCCTGCGGCTGAGCAAATTACTCGCTATCTCACAGAAATGGGAATGCAACCTGTTGTCTATCCGCGAGGTGAAGGATCTGTAGAAGAAGTGCTACGCGTTCAGCCTGCTTTCATCCTTTTAGATTTGCAATTACCAAACCTTTCTGGTTGGGATGTGCTCAATCAACTGCAAAACAACCCACAAACTAAAGAAATTCCAGTCATCATTATTTCTGTAGTAGACGAGCGCACCAAAGGATTGGCTCAAGGAGCTGCAGAATATATAGTTAAGCCAATTACTCGCCAGCAGTTTCAAGCAACCCTAGAGAAACTGCAATATAATCCCCGTCATGATTCCAAAGCCTTGATTGTTGTTCCACAGCCAGCTGTTAACTCGCCTCTCATTCTCCTGGCAGATGACAATCAGGCAAACATTGATACAATGTCTGGTTATTTGGAGAGTCGGGGGTATCGCCTAATTTTGGCAAAAAATGGTCAGGAAGCCCTTGAGTTTGCCAAATCTCAACAACCTGATTTAATAATAATGGATGTTCAGATGCCAGTCATGGACGGACTAGAAGCAATGCGTCACCTCCGTCAAGAACGGCAATTTGACCATGTGCCGATTATTGCATTAACAGCTCTTGCCATGCCAGGCGATCGCGAAAATTGTTTAGATGCAGGAGCGAACGAATATTTAAGTAAACCTATTAAGCTCAAACAGCTAGCAGTCACAATTCAACAACTTTTAGGAAAGTAA